One genomic window of Pseudomonas chlororaphis subsp. piscium includes the following:
- a CDS encoding efflux transporter outer membrane subunit codes for MRPRLEPLAVLLLLALQGCSLAPGYQVPTVELPAHYREQTSDGPWHPAQPADQLASQWWLLYQDPRLDDLQQRLLKANPDLAAALAHFDAAQVYASQLHAGLFPQISASGQSLRQRQSDNRPLRGSSQPSVYNSNTAGFALSFDPDLWGRIRNQVAAGDAQAEASADDLAVVRLSLQQQLAALYVQLNGLDAQRAILSQSLDDYAQALQLTRSRYQGQIASELDLTRAQSQLASAEAELDEVRGQRNLTEHAIGELVGEPASQFQLPAATQALTLPGVPQQLPSALLQRRPDIAAAERRVFAANANIGVARAAWYPDFSLTGLLGGQTQGSGNLLAAGNRYWALGPLVNLPIFDGGRLSANERQAHAEFEEAAAHYRSQVLRAVREVEDNLGQLRDLRQEALDQQAAVNAAQHTQTLAMNSYRAGAVSYLEVVTAQTVALQAQRGLQALQTRELLASVGLVTALGGGWKAGA; via the coding sequence ATGCGCCCAAGGCTTGAACCGCTTGCTGTCTTGCTGTTGCTGGCCCTGCAAGGCTGCTCCCTGGCGCCCGGCTACCAGGTGCCAACCGTGGAGCTGCCGGCCCACTACCGCGAACAGACCAGCGACGGGCCCTGGCATCCGGCGCAACCAGCAGATCAACTGGCCAGCCAGTGGTGGCTGCTGTACCAGGACCCGCGCCTGGATGACCTGCAACAGCGCCTGCTCAAGGCCAACCCGGACCTGGCGGCGGCGCTGGCACACTTCGACGCGGCTCAGGTCTATGCCAGCCAGCTGCATGCCGGGCTGTTCCCGCAGATCAGCGCCAGCGGCCAGTCACTGCGCCAACGACAGTCGGACAATCGGCCGTTGCGCGGCAGCAGCCAGCCTTCGGTGTACAACAGCAACACCGCGGGTTTTGCCCTGAGCTTCGACCCGGACCTGTGGGGGCGGATTCGCAACCAGGTGGCCGCCGGCGATGCCCAGGCCGAGGCGTCGGCCGACGATCTGGCGGTGGTGCGCCTGAGCCTGCAACAGCAGTTGGCGGCGCTTTATGTGCAGCTCAATGGCCTGGATGCACAGCGCGCGATCCTCAGCCAGTCCCTGGACGATTACGCCCAGGCCCTGCAACTGACCCGCAGCCGCTACCAGGGGCAGATCGCCTCGGAGCTGGACCTGACCCGCGCGCAAAGCCAACTGGCCAGCGCCGAGGCCGAGCTGGACGAAGTGCGCGGACAACGCAACCTCACCGAACACGCGATCGGCGAACTGGTGGGCGAGCCGGCCAGCCAGTTCCAACTGCCCGCGGCCACTCAGGCACTGACCCTGCCCGGCGTGCCACAACAGCTGCCCAGCGCCCTGCTGCAACGCCGCCCGGACATCGCCGCCGCCGAACGCCGGGTGTTCGCCGCCAACGCCAACATAGGCGTGGCCCGGGCCGCCTGGTACCCGGACTTCAGCCTCACCGGCCTGCTCGGCGGGCAGACCCAGGGCAGCGGAAACCTTCTGGCGGCGGGCAATCGCTATTGGGCGCTGGGGCCCCTGGTCAACCTGCCGATCTTCGACGGCGGCCGCCTGAGCGCCAACGAACGCCAGGCCCACGCCGAATTCGAGGAAGCCGCCGCCCATTACCGCAGCCAGGTGCTGCGGGCGGTGCGCGAGGTGGAGGACAACCTGGGACAACTGCGGGATTTGCGCCAGGAGGCGCTGGATCAGCAGGCGGCGGTGAATGCCGCGCAGCACACGCAGACTTTGGCCATGAACAGCTATCGGGCGGGGGCGGTGAGTTATCTGGAGGTGGTGACGGCGCAGACCGTAGCGTTGCAGGCGCAGCGGGGGTTGCAAGCGCTGCAGACGCGGGAGTTGTTGGCGAGTGTGGGGTTGGTTACGGCGTTGGGTGGGGGGTGGAAAGCTGGAGCCTGA
- a CDS encoding Zn-dependent hydrolase, producing the protein MNAAVDVLQSSHRHINRDRLWQSLMELARLGATVKGGVCRLALTDLDRQARDLFVQWCEAAGCTVTVDGIGNIFARRPGRNPQLPPVMTGSHIDTQPTGGKFDGCFGVLAGLEVLRTLNDLGVETEAPLEVVVWTNEEGSRFPPCMMGSGVFAEKFTLEETLAKTDAEGVSVGDALNAIGYAGSRKVSGHKVGAYFEAHIEQGPILEDEKKTIGVVLGALGQKWFDLKLRGVEAHAGPTPMHLRKDALVGAAAVVAAVNRAALGHQPHACGTVGCLQAYPGSRNVIPGEVRMTLDFRHLEPARLDSMIAEVRQVIDSTCEEHGLTFEMQPTADFPPLYFDKICVDAVREAAQGLGLSHMDIVSGAGHDAIFVAELGPAGMIFVPCEGGISHNEIENADPDDLAAGCAVLLRAMLAASQAVAKGQRVA; encoded by the coding sequence ATGAACGCTGCCGTCGACGTTCTGCAATCCAGCCACCGGCACATCAACCGCGACCGCCTGTGGCAGTCGCTCATGGAACTGGCGAGGCTCGGGGCCACGGTCAAGGGCGGGGTCTGTCGCCTGGCCCTGACCGACCTCGACCGCCAGGCCCGTGACCTGTTTGTCCAATGGTGCGAGGCCGCGGGGTGCACGGTCACGGTGGATGGCATCGGCAATATCTTCGCCCGCCGCCCCGGGCGTAACCCGCAGCTGCCGCCGGTGATGACCGGCAGCCATATCGACACCCAACCCACCGGCGGCAAGTTCGATGGCTGCTTCGGCGTGCTGGCCGGGCTCGAAGTGCTGCGCACCCTCAACGACCTCGGGGTGGAAACCGAGGCGCCGCTGGAAGTGGTGGTGTGGACCAACGAAGAAGGTTCGCGCTTCCCGCCGTGCATGATGGGCTCCGGGGTGTTCGCCGAGAAATTCACCCTCGAAGAAACCCTGGCCAAGACCGATGCCGAGGGCGTGAGCGTCGGCGATGCGCTGAACGCCATCGGCTATGCCGGCAGCCGCAAGGTCAGCGGGCACAAGGTGGGGGCCTACTTCGAAGCCCATATCGAGCAGGGGCCGATCCTCGAGGACGAAAAGAAAACCATAGGCGTCGTACTCGGCGCCCTTGGCCAGAAATGGTTCGACCTGAAGTTGCGCGGCGTCGAGGCCCACGCCGGCCCGACCCCGATGCACCTGCGCAAGGACGCCCTGGTCGGCGCGGCGGCGGTGGTGGCCGCGGTCAACCGCGCCGCCCTCGGCCATCAACCCCATGCCTGTGGCACTGTGGGCTGCCTGCAGGCCTATCCCGGTTCGCGCAATGTGATCCCCGGGGAAGTACGCATGACCCTGGACTTCCGGCACCTGGAACCGGCGCGCCTGGACTCGATGATCGCCGAGGTGCGCCAGGTGATCGACAGCACCTGCGAAGAACATGGCCTGACCTTTGAAATGCAACCGACCGCGGACTTTCCGCCGCTGTATTTCGACAAGATCTGTGTCGATGCGGTGCGCGAGGCGGCGCAGGGGCTGGGCCTGAGCCATATGGATATCGTCAGCGGCGCCGGGCACGACGCGATCTTCGTCGCTGAGCTGGGCCCGGCGGGGATGATCTTCGTGCCTTGCGAAGGCGGCATCAGTCACAACGAAATCGAAAACGCCGACCCCGACGACCTCGCCGCCGGTTGCGCGGTGTTGCTGCGGGCAATGCTGGCGGCGTCCCAGGCGGTTGCCAAGGGGCAGCGCGTGGCCTGA
- a CDS encoding glycine betaine ABC transporter substrate-binding protein, translating to MRCLLNKSFSRTLGAAALLLGLSLPVLAKDKIVIGEQNWTGAIAIQNILGEVIKSRLDGDVSYLAGDIPVLFAAAAKGDGSVDVLTDIWLPNQSAAWAKYVTGGTRSLVPNKQPYLGVQGFYIPGYLQDKYGVKSVYDLQKTEVAKLFEPLGGGKAQLLVGPAGWESTYIGQIKAKDFGFADQFESVSTEASVTYAKLAAAYKAQRGVVFYAYTPDWIFSAFDLRRLDEPAFDGYAQDNKKGDPLYKADGCWKFVSPTVDADWLNKSKITCAYPDARVYVLASTSLQKRAPRIAAFLENFSIDPQVLNDLILRIEKEQQPAAEAAKAWVQANPAIVDQWLGASGEKVGSVQ from the coding sequence ATGAGGTGTCTCTTGAACAAGTCGTTTTCCCGTACCCTGGGCGCCGCCGCGCTGCTGTTGGGGTTGTCCCTACCGGTGCTGGCCAAGGACAAGATCGTCATCGGCGAACAGAACTGGACCGGCGCCATCGCCATCCAGAACATTCTCGGCGAGGTGATCAAAAGCCGCCTCGACGGCGACGTGTCGTACCTGGCCGGTGACATACCGGTACTGTTCGCCGCCGCGGCCAAGGGCGACGGTTCGGTGGATGTGCTGACCGATATCTGGCTGCCTAATCAATCCGCCGCCTGGGCCAAGTACGTCACCGGCGGCACTCGCTCCCTGGTGCCGAACAAGCAACCCTACCTCGGGGTCCAGGGCTTCTATATCCCCGGCTACCTGCAAGACAAATACGGCGTGAAATCGGTCTACGACCTGCAGAAAACCGAAGTGGCGAAACTCTTCGAACCCCTGGGCGGCGGCAAGGCGCAATTGCTGGTGGGCCCGGCGGGCTGGGAGTCGACCTATATAGGCCAGATCAAGGCCAAGGATTTCGGCTTTGCCGACCAGTTCGAGTCGGTGTCCACCGAAGCCTCGGTGACCTACGCCAAACTCGCGGCGGCCTACAAGGCCCAGCGCGGCGTGGTGTTCTACGCCTACACCCCGGACTGGATCTTCTCCGCCTTCGACCTGCGCCGCCTGGACGAGCCGGCGTTCGACGGCTACGCCCAGGACAACAAGAAGGGCGACCCGCTGTACAAGGCCGACGGCTGCTGGAAATTCGTCAGCCCGACGGTGGATGCCGACTGGCTGAACAAGAGCAAGATCACCTGCGCCTACCCGGACGCCCGGGTCTATGTCCTGGCCTCCACCTCGCTACAGAAACGCGCGCCACGGATCGCCGCCTTCCTGGAAAACTTCAGCATCGACCCGCAGGTGTTGAATGACCTGATCCTCAGGATCGAGAAGGAACAACAACCGGCGGCGGAAGCGGCCAAGGCCTGGGTCCAGGCCAACCCGGCGATCGTCGATCAGTGGCTGGGCGCCAGCGGCGAGAAAGTCGGATCGGTGCAGTGA
- a CDS encoding NCS1 family nucleobase:cation symporter-1, with protein sequence MQQNRSQVTERAGLYELDAGSDVLDSPRYNHDIAPTKVHERTWNKWHITALWVGMSICVPTYTLGGVLTAYFGLTVGEALLAILLANIVVLIPLTLNAFAGTKYGIPFPVLLRASFGVIGSNVPCLIRALVACGWFGIQTMFGGLAIHLFLGSIFEGWKALGGTGEVIGFMIFWTLNLWVVLRGAESIKWLETLSAPLLVAVGIGLLVWALPNVSLSELLAIPPKRPEGASVYSYFFAGLTAMVGFWATLSLNIPDFSRYAKSQKDQILGQIFGLPLTMFLFAALGVVMTAASVKLVGVTVSDPVSLIGHIQSPGWVALAMALIIIATLSTNTAANIVSPTNDFQNIAPKLIGRTKAVILTGLVGLALMAHELLKKLGLLVSDVSLETVYSNWLLGYSSLLGPIAGIMVVDYFIIRKQQLDLAGLYRDDVYPTWNGYGFIAFGVPVALTLLSLGSDAFSWFYSYGWFTGSALGGIIYYGLCSLGSPQTATAKTPV encoded by the coding sequence ATGCAACAGAACAGATCTCAAGTGACCGAGCGTGCCGGCCTGTACGAGCTGGACGCCGGCAGCGACGTGCTCGACAGCCCCCGTTACAACCACGATATCGCGCCGACCAAGGTCCACGAGCGCACCTGGAACAAATGGCACATCACTGCGTTGTGGGTCGGCATGTCGATCTGCGTGCCGACCTACACCCTGGGCGGCGTGCTCACCGCCTATTTCGGCCTGACGGTGGGTGAGGCGCTGCTGGCGATCCTGCTGGCCAATATCGTGGTACTGATCCCCCTGACCCTCAACGCCTTCGCCGGCACCAAGTACGGCATTCCGTTCCCGGTGCTGCTGCGTGCGTCGTTCGGCGTCATCGGCTCCAACGTGCCATGCCTGATCCGCGCTCTGGTGGCCTGCGGCTGGTTCGGCATCCAGACCATGTTCGGCGGCCTGGCGATCCACCTGTTCCTCGGCTCGATCTTCGAGGGCTGGAAAGCCTTGGGCGGCACCGGCGAGGTGATCGGCTTCATGATTTTCTGGACCCTCAACCTGTGGGTGGTGCTGCGTGGCGCCGAGTCGATCAAGTGGCTGGAAACCCTGTCGGCGCCGCTGCTGGTGGCGGTGGGCATCGGGCTGCTGGTATGGGCCTTGCCCAATGTGTCCCTGAGCGAGCTGCTGGCGATCCCGCCCAAGCGTCCGGAAGGCGCCAGCGTCTACAGCTACTTCTTCGCCGGGCTTACGGCGATGGTCGGTTTCTGGGCCACCCTGTCGCTGAATATCCCGGACTTCAGCCGCTACGCGAAAAGCCAGAAGGACCAGATCCTCGGGCAGATCTTCGGCCTGCCGCTGACCATGTTCCTGTTCGCCGCCCTGGGGGTGGTGATGACCGCCGCCTCGGTGAAACTGGTGGGCGTCACCGTCTCCGACCCGGTGAGCCTGATCGGCCATATCCAGAGCCCCGGCTGGGTGGCACTGGCCATGGCGCTGATCATCATCGCCACGCTGTCGACCAACACCGCGGCGAACATCGTCTCGCCGACCAACGACTTCCAGAACATCGCGCCCAAGCTGATCGGCCGTACCAAGGCGGTGATCCTCACCGGGCTCGTCGGCTTGGCGCTGATGGCCCATGAGCTGCTGAAAAAGCTCGGCCTGCTGGTCTCGGACGTCAGCCTGGAGACCGTGTATTCCAACTGGCTGCTGGGTTACTCCAGTCTGCTGGGGCCCATCGCCGGGATCATGGTGGTGGACTATTTCATCATCCGCAAACAGCAGCTGGACCTGGCCGGGCTGTACCGCGATGACGTCTACCCGACGTGGAACGGGTACGGCTTTATCGCCTTTGGCGTGCCAGTGGCGCTGACCCTGCTGTCCCTGGGCAGCGATGCGTTCAGCTGGTTCTACAGCTACGGCTGGTTCACCGGCTCGGCGCTGGGCGGGATCATTTACTACGGGCTGTGCAGCCTGGGCAGCCCGCAAACCGCGACCGCCAAGACGCCGGTGTAA
- a CDS encoding aliphatic sulfonate ABC transporter substrate-binding protein: MRLPFALRRSLSISALAGLALGMALDAQADTDLRIGYQKSSTLLAVLKAQGTLEKQLAGQGVKISWHEFTSGLPLAESLNVGNVDISADVADTVPVFAQAAGAKLTYFATETPSPAAQSIVIPKDSSLKSLADLKGKRIAVTKAAGSHYLLIAALREAGLSFADIQPVYLTPADGRAALETAKVDAWVTWEPFVASAERQQGARVLHDGQGLASYRRYYLASNDYAKAHPEVLKQVFAELQKTGTWVKAHPTEAAKLLGPLWGNLDVTTVELANSRRTYKVEAVQPDALGEQQKIADAFYQEKLLPKPVDARAVQLWSPTHL, from the coding sequence ATGCGCCTGCCCTTTGCTTTGCGTCGTAGCTTGTCGATCTCCGCCCTGGCCGGTCTGGCGCTGGGCATGGCCCTCGATGCCCAGGCCGATACCGACCTGCGTATCGGCTACCAGAAATCCTCGACCCTGCTGGCGGTGCTCAAGGCCCAGGGCACCCTGGAAAAACAACTGGCGGGGCAGGGCGTGAAGATCTCCTGGCATGAATTCACCAGCGGCCTGCCCCTGGCGGAATCGTTGAACGTGGGCAACGTCGACATCAGCGCCGACGTCGCCGACACCGTGCCGGTGTTCGCCCAGGCTGCCGGGGCCAAGCTGACCTATTTCGCCACGGAGACCCCGTCGCCCGCCGCCCAGTCCATAGTCATTCCCAAGGACTCTAGCCTCAAATCCCTGGCCGATCTCAAGGGCAAGCGCATCGCCGTGACCAAGGCCGCTGGCAGCCATTACCTGCTGATCGCCGCGCTGCGCGAGGCCGGCCTGAGCTTCGCCGATATCCAGCCGGTGTACCTGACCCCGGCCGACGGCCGCGCCGCCCTGGAAACCGCCAAGGTCGATGCCTGGGTCACCTGGGAACCCTTCGTCGCCAGCGCCGAACGCCAGCAGGGCGCGCGGGTGCTGCACGACGGCCAGGGCCTGGCCAGCTACCGGCGTTATTACCTGGCCTCCAACGATTACGCCAAGGCTCACCCGGAAGTACTGAAGCAGGTGTTCGCCGAGTTGCAGAAGACCGGCACCTGGGTCAAGGCGCACCCGACGGAGGCGGCGAAATTGCTCGGCCCGCTGTGGGGCAACCTGGATGTGACCACGGTGGAGCTGGCCAACAGTCGCCGCACCTACAAGGTGGAGGCAGTGCAGCCGGACGCCCTGGGCGAGCAACAGAAAATCGCCGATGCCTTCTACCAGGAAAAACTCTTGCCCAAGCCGGTGGATGCCCGCGCGGTGCAGCTGTGGAGCCCCACGCATTTGTGA
- a CDS encoding ATP-binding cassette domain-containing protein, which yields MSAVHPQAAFAVPASSAPQPASAEVVLELRNLTKSYGRGSSAPAVEQVSLSVRRGEVLCLMGTSGSGKSTLLRHINRLIEPSSGEALIDGAAISQLSAKDLRTLRSRRIGMVFQHFGLLPHRSVRDNVALPLELRGEPEALRQAAADVQLRAMGLEGWGEHYPHELSGGMQQRVGLARALVSEPDILLMDEPFSALDPTIRRDLQSHFLRLVRERGITTLLVTHDPAEALRLADRIAVLRQGHLIQLGSPDELLQHPADAEVADFFQEHGACSNTVAAAPVASAKTAAAPAPVAPGFSFQQALLLGPAALAASGHGALYWLGFALELAAASALGQWLASASLGWAGLAILGLLLSRLLSVTLARRPSRQGRSDWRLPWLVLLLCQGLVLWRVVAVDASGPWLQFPADRQALLSTAAAIDQLIGWSQATFESTFVGVIVAVRTVIESIESLLGWLPWPVPALALVLLAWRSAGAALALTSAAALLYIGLFGFWERTIATLALVGSSVLLSLLIGVPAGILLAKRALARRLITPLLDVMQTLPTFVYLIPAVAFFSVGKTPAVIATLIFALAPMIRLTALGIQEVPRTAVEAALAHGATPWQILTKVELPLAAGSLLLGINQTLVMSLSMVVVAALIGAGGLGYDVMTALRNIKGGEGMLAGAAIVFCALIPDRIIQATLRQRDRAFHQP from the coding sequence GTGTCTGCCGTTCACCCCCAAGCGGCCTTTGCCGTCCCAGCCTCGTCCGCCCCGCAACCGGCCAGCGCCGAGGTGGTGCTGGAGCTGCGCAACCTGACCAAAAGCTACGGCCGCGGCTCGTCCGCGCCGGCGGTGGAGCAGGTCAGCCTCAGCGTGCGCCGTGGCGAAGTGCTGTGCCTGATGGGCACCTCCGGCAGTGGCAAGTCCACCTTGCTCCGGCATATCAACCGGCTGATCGAACCCAGCAGCGGCGAAGCGCTGATCGACGGCGCGGCGATCAGCCAGCTCTCGGCCAAGGACCTGCGCACCCTGCGTTCGCGGCGCATTGGCATGGTCTTCCAGCACTTCGGCCTGCTGCCCCATCGCAGCGTGCGCGACAACGTCGCCTTGCCCCTGGAGTTGCGCGGCGAACCCGAGGCGCTGCGCCAGGCCGCCGCCGATGTGCAGCTGCGGGCCATGGGCCTGGAGGGCTGGGGCGAGCACTATCCCCATGAGCTGTCCGGCGGCATGCAGCAGCGGGTCGGCCTGGCCCGGGCGCTGGTCAGCGAGCCGGACATCCTGCTGATGGACGAACCCTTCAGCGCCCTGGACCCGACCATCCGCCGCGACCTGCAAAGCCACTTCCTGCGCCTGGTGCGCGAGCGCGGCATCACCACCTTGCTGGTGACCCATGACCCGGCCGAGGCCCTGCGCCTGGCCGACCGCATCGCGGTGCTGCGCCAGGGCCATCTGATCCAGCTCGGCAGCCCCGACGAGTTGCTGCAGCACCCGGCGGACGCCGAGGTGGCGGATTTCTTTCAGGAGCACGGCGCGTGCAGCAACACAGTCGCCGCGGCGCCTGTTGCTTCGGCTAAAACAGCGGCCGCTCCGGCGCCCGTGGCCCCGGGGTTTTCCTTCCAACAGGCGCTGTTGCTGGGGCCGGCGGCCTTGGCCGCCAGCGGGCATGGCGCCTTGTATTGGCTGGGCTTCGCCCTGGAATTGGCGGCGGCCAGTGCCCTGGGCCAGTGGCTGGCCAGCGCCAGCCTGGGTTGGGCCGGGTTGGCGATTCTTGGCCTGTTGCTCAGCCGCCTGCTCAGCGTGACCCTGGCCCGCCGCCCGAGCCGCCAGGGCCGTTCCGACTGGCGCCTGCCGTGGCTGGTGCTGCTGTTGTGCCAGGGCCTGGTGCTGTGGCGGGTGGTGGCCGTGGATGCCAGCGGCCCCTGGCTGCAATTTCCCGCCGACCGCCAGGCGCTGCTGAGCACCGCGGCCGCCATCGATCAATTGATCGGTTGGTCCCAGGCCACCTTCGAAAGCACCTTCGTCGGCGTGATAGTCGCCGTGCGCACGGTGATCGAGAGCATCGAAAGCCTGCTGGGCTGGCTGCCCTGGCCGGTGCCGGCGCTGGCCCTGGTGCTGCTGGCCTGGCGCTCGGCCGGCGCGGCCCTGGCCCTGACCAGCGCGGCGGCCTTGCTCTATATCGGCCTGTTCGGTTTCTGGGAGCGGACCATCGCCACCCTGGCCCTGGTGGGTTCCTCGGTGCTGCTGTCGCTGCTGATCGGCGTGCCCGCCGGCATCCTCCTGGCCAAGCGCGCCCTGGCCCGGCGCCTGATCACGCCCTTGCTGGACGTGATGCAGACCCTGCCGACCTTCGTGTACCTGATCCCGGCGGTCGCATTCTTCTCGGTGGGCAAGACCCCGGCGGTGATCGCCACGCTGATCTTCGCCCTGGCGCCGATGATCCGCCTCACCGCCCTGGGGATCCAGGAAGTGCCCAGGACCGCCGTTGAAGCGGCCCTGGCCCACGGCGCCACGCCGTGGCAGATCCTGACCAAGGTCGAGCTGCCCCTGGCCGCCGGCTCGCTGCTGCTGGGGATCAACCAGACCCTGGTGATGAGCCTGTCGATGGTGGTGGTCGCGGCGCTGATCGGCGCCGGCGGCCTGGGCTACGACGTGATGACCGCGCTGCGCAATATCAAGGGCGGCGAGGGCATGTTGGCCGGCGCGGCGATCGTGTTCTGCGCGCTGATTCCCGACCGCATCATTCAAGCGACCCTGCGCCAGCGGGATCGCGCTTTCCATCAGCCATGA
- a CDS encoding efflux RND transporter periplasmic adaptor subunit, which yields MSPEHTPSRKRLLWLGIGGLTLAALLVANGLAARSRHERAVAAWTETAAVPQVLVLQPQQNRQGDTLRLPAHLEAWSKAPIHARVSGYLKSWNSDIGTKVEAGQVLAEIDSPDLDQQMAQAHARLVQEQANARLAQTTAVRWQNLVASHSVSRQEADEKTSNAAAAKANAEAAAADYARLSALEDYKTIRAPFAGTITARHTDIGQLIKADNDSDPQLFDLADTHKLRLYVPVPQNYASVIRPGLSAELTVPEHPGQHFSARLLGDSTAIDQRSGTLLAQFVADNPDGALLPGDYAEAALALPADTRGLSIPASALIFRAQGTQVALLDEHNHVHLRDIHIGLDLGARLVIDQGLQAADRVIDNPPDALREGDLVQLADAGGEHAPKA from the coding sequence ATGTCGCCTGAACACACCCCCTCGCGCAAACGCCTGCTGTGGCTGGGCATCGGCGGCCTGACCCTGGCCGCCCTGCTGGTGGCCAACGGTCTGGCCGCGCGCAGCCGCCATGAACGCGCGGTGGCCGCCTGGACCGAAACCGCCGCCGTGCCCCAGGTGCTGGTGTTGCAGCCACAGCAGAACCGCCAGGGCGACACCCTGCGCCTGCCAGCGCACCTGGAAGCCTGGAGCAAGGCACCGATCCACGCCCGGGTCAGCGGCTACCTGAAAAGCTGGAACAGCGACATAGGCACCAAGGTCGAGGCCGGGCAAGTTCTCGCCGAAATCGACAGCCCCGACCTCGACCAGCAGATGGCCCAGGCCCACGCCCGGCTGGTGCAGGAACAGGCCAATGCGCGCCTGGCGCAGACCACCGCCGTGCGCTGGCAGAACCTCGTGGCCAGCCACTCGGTGTCGCGCCAGGAGGCCGATGAAAAAACCTCCAACGCCGCGGCCGCCAAGGCCAATGCCGAAGCGGCCGCCGCCGATTACGCGCGGCTCTCGGCCCTGGAGGACTACAAGACCATCCGTGCGCCCTTCGCCGGCACCATCACCGCGCGCCACACCGATATCGGCCAGTTAATCAAGGCCGACAACGACAGCGATCCGCAGCTGTTCGACCTGGCCGACACCCACAAGCTGCGGCTCTACGTGCCGGTGCCGCAGAACTACGCCAGCGTGATCCGCCCCGGCCTCAGCGCCGAGCTGACAGTGCCGGAACACCCCGGCCAGCACTTCAGCGCGCGGCTGCTCGGCGACTCCACCGCCATCGACCAGCGCTCCGGCACCCTGCTCGCCCAGTTCGTCGCCGACAACCCCGACGGCGCGCTGCTGCCCGGCGACTATGCCGAAGCCGCCCTGGCCCTGCCCGCCGACACCCGGGGCCTGAGCATCCCGGCCAGCGCGCTGATCTTCCGCGCCCAGGGCACCCAGGTGGCGCTGCTCGACGAGCACAATCACGTGCACCTGCGGGACATCCATATCGGCCTCGACCTCGGCGCACGGCTGGTGATCGACCAGGGCCTGCAAGCCGCCGACCGGGTGATCGACAACCCGCCCGACGCCCTGCGCGAAGGCGACCTGGTGCAACTGGCCGACGCCGGAGGTGAGCATGCGCCCAAGGCTTGA
- the msrA gene encoding peptide-methionine (S)-S-oxide reductase MsrA: MSGIKQATFGAGCFWGAEAAFRALPGVVETRVGYAVEAADEALQIEVVQVDFDPQVLAYTRLIEHFWGLHDPTSVDRQGEHGGGKYRSAIFYHDGGQAGEARVAKVALQDSGRLSKPVATVVVPLGRFELADEGHQRYLEKNGLSSCHI, from the coding sequence ATGAGCGGGATCAAGCAGGCGACCTTCGGCGCGGGCTGTTTCTGGGGCGCGGAAGCCGCGTTCCGGGCGCTGCCGGGGGTGGTGGAGACACGGGTGGGCTACGCCGTGGAGGCGGCGGACGAAGCCTTGCAGATTGAAGTGGTGCAGGTGGATTTCGACCCACAGGTGCTGGCGTATACCCGCCTGATCGAACACTTCTGGGGGCTGCACGATCCCACCTCGGTGGATCGGCAGGGGGAGCATGGTGGGGGGAAATATCGTTCGGCGATTTTTTATCATGATGGTGGGCAGGCTGGGGAGGCGCGGGTGGCCAAGGTGGCTTTGCAGGACTCGGGACGTCTGAGTAAACCTGTGGCTACGGTGGTTGTGCCGTTGGGGCGGTTTGAGTTGGCGGATGAAGGGCATCAGCGGTATCTGGAGAAGAATGGGTTGAGTAGTTGCCATATCTGA